A window from Sphingobium sp. EM0848 encodes these proteins:
- a CDS encoding type IV secretion system DNA-binding domain-containing protein gives MIQPHDRRIHADALRRQYRGNQWSRFKRQAGIMLSSVVLGAVAAPYATLDQNRMEALSAWSVAKAKLWLASGTFADAEVSVRIGGQTYSGRSARAVAAHPYYRQSVEMAYADAKRGGELGFAAWLSCLFLFRGAVRRRHERALRDRVIAGTLVTTEKQLAKMTGAEADSRALAIGTVPIPSRLETRHLSMIGTTGSGKTTALRQLLDGIEARGEAALVYDTSGEFIAHYYRPERGDVILNPFDARCAFWSPFAEIAHPADADRIAHQLITETGQSDRDVWLETSRILVANMIRALWREGKGTLPDLLDALQDRTKDDLKIWLAGSSSARTFAEDADRATGSVLFMLAKAANLIQFLRADGSGGDPFAFRDFIHGLDKRTGARPWIFVPRKEDYFEASKPLLACWLECAASAVLGLPPSPDRRIWFVLDELADLPRVDNLARLLPEGRKFGAAVVLTFQALGQMRHRYGPQIAESMLGCCNTKLFLQTIDSETRQWASQTIGECEVEIQTMTDALAEGDDEAHTTLGRMRKMRPAVLESELRLPKFEGFLLFPDGLPVARIRLTADHVARRGEPRQPGFIAGDPDTTLWKQNGAVAPAPSPTPPSPPSEGPV, from the coding sequence ATGATACAACCCCATGATCGCCGCATCCACGCAGACGCCTTGCGGCGACAATATCGTGGCAACCAGTGGTCCCGCTTCAAGCGGCAAGCCGGTATCATGCTGTCATCAGTTGTCCTGGGTGCAGTCGCCGCGCCTTATGCGACGCTGGATCAGAACAGGATGGAGGCCCTTTCCGCCTGGTCCGTGGCGAAGGCGAAGCTGTGGCTCGCTTCGGGCACGTTCGCCGATGCCGAAGTCAGCGTCCGCATCGGCGGCCAGACCTATTCCGGCCGGTCCGCTCGTGCCGTGGCCGCCCATCCCTATTACCGGCAGTCGGTTGAGATGGCCTATGCTGATGCCAAGCGCGGGGGCGAACTCGGCTTCGCCGCTTGGTTGTCCTGCCTGTTTCTGTTTCGCGGAGCCGTCCGGCGGCGGCATGAACGCGCCTTGCGGGATCGCGTCATCGCCGGAACCTTGGTCACAACCGAGAAGCAGCTTGCCAAGATGACCGGCGCCGAAGCAGATTCCCGCGCGCTCGCCATCGGCACAGTACCGATCCCGTCGCGGCTGGAAACCCGGCACTTGTCGATGATTGGCACGACCGGCTCAGGTAAGACCACGGCGCTGCGTCAGTTGCTCGACGGGATCGAGGCACGCGGCGAAGCTGCCTTGGTTTACGACACCAGCGGCGAGTTCATCGCGCATTACTACCGTCCCGAACGCGGCGACGTGATCCTGAACCCGTTCGACGCCCGATGCGCCTTCTGGTCGCCCTTCGCCGAGATCGCCCATCCCGCCGACGCCGACCGCATCGCGCACCAGCTTATCACCGAGACGGGCCAGAGTGACCGCGACGTGTGGCTGGAAACCAGCCGCATCCTTGTCGCCAATATGATCCGCGCCTTGTGGCGGGAAGGCAAAGGCACCTTGCCGGACCTGTTGGACGCGCTTCAGGACCGGACGAAAGACGACCTCAAAATCTGGCTGGCGGGCAGTTCGTCGGCGCGGACCTTCGCCGAGGATGCCGACCGGGCAACGGGCAGCGTGTTGTTCATGCTCGCCAAGGCCGCGAACCTGATCCAGTTCCTCCGCGCGGACGGCAGCGGCGGCGATCCTTTTGCCTTCCGGGACTTCATTCACGGGTTGGATAAGCGCACCGGGGCGCGCCCGTGGATTTTCGTCCCCCGCAAGGAGGATTATTTCGAGGCGTCGAAGCCTTTACTCGCCTGTTGGCTGGAATGCGCGGCCAGCGCCGTGCTGGGGCTGCCCCCCTCGCCCGACCGGCGCATCTGGTTCGTGCTGGACGAGCTGGCCGACCTACCCCGCGTCGATAATCTGGCGCGGCTCCTGCCCGAAGGGCGCAAGTTCGGGGCCGCTGTGGTGCTGACCTTTCAGGCGCTGGGCCAGATGCGGCATCGCTACGGGCCGCAGATCGCCGAATCCATGCTGGGCTGCTGCAATACCAAGCTGTTCCTGCAAACCATCGACAGCGAAACCCGGCAATGGGCCAGCCAGACCATCGGCGAGTGCGAGGTCGAAATCCAGACCATGACCGACGCGCTGGCCGAAGGTGACGATGAGGCCCACACTACCTTGGGGCGGATGCGCAAGATGCGGCCCGCCGTGCTGGAAAGCGAATTGCGCCTGCCCAAGTTCGAGGGCTTCCTACTATTCCCGGATGGCTTGCCGGTGGCGCGGATCAGGCTCACCGCCGATCATGTCGCGCGGCGCGGCGAGCCCCGCCAACCTGGATTCATTGCGGGCGATCCCGACACCACGCTTTGGAAGCAGAACGGAGCCGTCGCGCCCGCGCCGTCACCGACCCCGCCATCACCCCCCAGCGAAGGGCCGGTGTGA
- the mobF gene encoding MobF family relaxase, whose amino-acid sequence MVASVSALTSSAQASSYYEADDYYSEDGLAPSEWQGAGAEVLGLSGEVDRDQFRALLDGRIADQQLGTFRDGQLEHRPGWDVTLSAPKSISIMAEVAGDRRLIAAHGEAVRTAMAHVEKHMAATRVRDGGTVTREATGNLMIASFQHGTSRAQDPQLHTHNVIMNATRDEDGAWRSLEPRAIYQLQKQIGAIYRQELALKARELGYEIETGKDSLFEIKGVPTEVMTAFSTRSAEIEAALAERGTSRDTASAVEKQVATLDTRQAKVATDHASLVADWRETASKAGFGPEARLAMIEQAEGKAADPSRRADMDREATMADRAVAHAADRLGERQSVFSAAALQEEAGRIGLGKIGYAQIGTAIEAAAKQGELIDRTFQDRRGAEFAGFTTRQNVETESKMLRIEVEGRGVFAPIASELAAAKAIATASAQAERAGFGWNAHQRAATEQLLTSRSRITALQGYAGTAKTTTVLATFAREAEARGMAVTALAPTASAAMVLGEALGTRGDTVARHLLSPERPQPGQPAAWIVDEASLLSARDTARLFDLADKHDARVILVGDVKQLGSVEAGAAFAQLQGAGMETAKLGEIVRQTNDATKEAVLASIEGDARKALAALDNGGGQIVENADRAERFAAIAERYAALDKASRARTLVIEPSREGRDALTADIRAALSKSGALNGPAVTIQSLANKGLTRTEARDPTSYDKGDVVRFACDYADKGVTRGEAYRVESIDPAKAAITLKSEDGHEVDWRLRQWGAGKVQTFTPQTLDLKTGDSIQFTRNDREAGRINGGRGEVIAVDEQTRIATIQTAQGRTETLNLDSSRDQHIAHAYVDTAFAAQGRTADHVMIHADSRATNLVDQKSFYVGISRAKESATIFTNDRGKLVSAINERAGQVQTAIAQAVMAAPAADKAAGAGMG is encoded by the coding sequence ATGGTGGCCTCCGTATCCGCGCTGACCAGTTCGGCGCAGGCCAGCAGCTATTATGAGGCTGATGACTATTATTCAGAGGACGGCCTTGCGCCTTCCGAATGGCAGGGCGCGGGCGCGGAGGTGCTGGGCCTGTCCGGCGAGGTAGACCGCGATCAGTTCCGCGCCTTGCTGGATGGCAGAATCGCCGATCAGCAGTTGGGCACCTTTCGCGACGGCCAGCTTGAGCATCGCCCCGGTTGGGACGTGACTTTGAGCGCGCCCAAGTCAATTTCCATCATGGCCGAGGTGGCAGGCGACCGACGGTTGATCGCCGCGCATGGCGAAGCAGTCAGAACCGCGATGGCCCATGTCGAGAAACATATGGCCGCCACCCGCGTCCGGGACGGCGGCACCGTCACTCGCGAGGCTACCGGCAATCTCATGATCGCCAGCTTTCAGCACGGCACCAGCCGCGCCCAAGACCCGCAGCTTCACACGCACAATGTCATCATGAACGCGACGCGGGACGAGGATGGCGCTTGGCGCAGCCTTGAGCCGCGCGCCATCTACCAGCTTCAAAAGCAGATCGGCGCGATCTACCGGCAGGAATTGGCCTTGAAGGCGCGCGAACTGGGCTATGAGATCGAGACGGGCAAGGACTCGCTGTTCGAGATCAAGGGCGTGCCCACCGAGGTGATGACCGCGTTCAGCACCCGCAGCGCCGAGATCGAGGCGGCATTGGCGGAACGCGGCACGTCCCGCGACACGGCCAGCGCCGTTGAGAAACAGGTCGCCACGCTCGACACCCGGCAAGCCAAGGTCGCGACCGATCATGCCTCCCTTGTTGCGGACTGGCGCGAGACGGCGAGCAAGGCCGGGTTTGGGCCAGAGGCACGTCTGGCGATGATTGAACAGGCCGAGGGCAAGGCCGCCGATCCTTCCCGTCGCGCCGATATGGATCGCGAAGCGACCATGGCGGATCGTGCCGTTGCCCATGCCGCCGATAGGCTGGGCGAACGGCAATCGGTCTTTTCCGCCGCCGCCTTGCAGGAAGAAGCCGGACGGATCGGGCTGGGCAAGATCGGTTACGCGCAGATTGGGACCGCCATAGAGGCGGCGGCGAAACAGGGCGAGTTGATCGACCGGACCTTTCAGGATCGGCGCGGCGCGGAATTTGCGGGGTTCACCACCCGCCAGAATGTCGAAACCGAATCCAAAATGCTGCGGATCGAGGTGGAAGGGCGCGGCGTGTTCGCGCCCATCGCGTCAGAACTTGCTGCCGCCAAGGCCATCGCTACCGCATCGGCACAGGCGGAACGGGCAGGTTTCGGTTGGAATGCGCATCAGCGCGCCGCCACCGAGCAGCTATTGACCAGCCGCAGTCGGATCACCGCCTTGCAGGGCTATGCAGGCACCGCCAAGACCACGACCGTCTTGGCGACCTTTGCCCGCGAGGCCGAGGCGCGCGGAATGGCGGTAACGGCATTGGCTCCCACCGCATCGGCGGCGATGGTGTTGGGCGAGGCACTGGGCACGCGCGGCGATACCGTCGCACGGCATCTGTTGTCGCCGGAGCGGCCCCAACCGGGCCAGCCCGCCGCGTGGATCGTGGACGAGGCTTCTTTATTATCCGCCCGCGATACCGCCCGGCTGTTCGACCTGGCCGACAAGCATGATGCCCGCGTTATCCTTGTCGGCGACGTGAAGCAGCTTGGTTCAGTCGAGGCGGGCGCGGCCTTCGCCCAGTTGCAGGGTGCAGGCATGGAAACCGCGAAGCTGGGCGAGATTGTGCGGCAGACCAACGATGCAACCAAGGAGGCCGTGCTGGCGTCCATCGAGGGCGATGCCAGGAAGGCGCTGGCCGCGCTGGATAATGGCGGCGGCCAGATCGTCGAGAATGCCGACCGCGCCGAACGCTTCGCTGCCATCGCTGAACGGTATGCGGCGCTAGACAAGGCCAGCCGCGCTCGCACCCTTGTCATCGAGCCGTCGCGCGAAGGTCGCGACGCGCTTACCGCCGACATTCGCGCCGCGCTTTCCAAATCGGGCGCACTCAACGGCCCCGCCGTCACCATACAGAGTCTCGCCAACAAAGGGCTGACCCGTACCGAGGCCCGTGATCCCACGAGCTACGACAAGGGCGATGTTGTCCGGTTCGCCTGCGACTATGCCGACAAGGGCGTGACGCGCGGCGAAGCCTACAGGGTAGAGAGCATCGACCCGGCCAAAGCCGCCATCACCCTCAAATCCGAGGATGGGCACGAGGTGGATTGGCGCTTGCGGCAATGGGGTGCGGGCAAGGTGCAGACGTTCACGCCGCAGACGTTGGACCTGAAAACCGGCGATAGCATCCAGTTCACCCGCAACGACCGCGAAGCTGGCCGGATCAACGGCGGACGCGGCGAGGTAATCGCCGTGGACGAGCAGACCCGCATCGCCACCATCCAGACCGCGCAAGGCAGGACGGAAACTCTCAATCTCGATTCCTCCCGCGACCAGCATATTGCCCATGCCTATGTGGATACAGCCTTCGCCGCCCAAGGCCGCACCGCCGATCATGTGATGATCCATGCCGACAGCCGCGCGACCAACCTTGTCGATCAGAAATCCTTTTATGTCGGCATTTCCCGCGCGAAAGAATCGGCCACCATCTTCACCAATGATCGCGGCAAGCTGGTATCCGCCATCAACGAACGCGCCGGACAGGTGCAAACCGCCATCGCGCAGGCCGTCATGGCCGCGCCAGCAGCCGACAAGGCAGCGGGGGCCGGAATGGGGTGA
- a CDS encoding type IIL restriction-modification enzyme MmeI, whose product MKTDFRYSNTLGWNTFPVPTLTEKNKADLTRCAEDILLTREVHFPATIADLYDPQKMPADLRDAHERNDEVLERIYIGRRFKNDTERLEKLFDLYTKMSARAGAPKARKAGGA is encoded by the coding sequence ATGAAAACCGATTTTCGCTATTCCAACACTCTCGGTTGGAACACCTTTCCGGTCCCGACGCTCACGGAAAAGAACAAGGCCGACCTAACCCGCTGCGCCGAGGACATTCTGTTGACCCGCGAGGTCCATTTCCCGGCCACCATCGCCGATCTCTACGACCCGCAGAAGATGCCCGCCGACCTACGCGACGCCCATGAGCGCAACGACGAGGTGCTGGAACGCATCTATATCGGGCGGCGATTCAAGAACGACACCGAACGGCTGGAAAAGCTATTCGACCTCTACACCAAAATGAGCGCGAGAGCAGGAGCGCCCAAGGCGCGCAAGGCTGGGGGCGCATGA
- a CDS encoding IS110 family transposase — MEIMHERVAGLDVHKAMIVGCVRLASEGKTSRECQSFETTTAGLSSLLAWLTDSGCSHVAMEATGVYWKPVWNILSEGPFDLILANAAHIKNVPGRKTDVNDATWIADLVACGLIRASFVPDQATQELRSLMRMRKQLIQEQTRHTQRIQKTLEEANIKLDSVISDIMGVSGRRMIEAMIAGIRNPARLAALADGRVKATPKHLYDALHGRLTDHHCFMLRLYLEQYDALDKAIIEIDRAVDAAIAAMDQQVAPGRATFRSLIHLLNTMPGISTLSATSILAETGTDMSRFATAGHFVAWAGLCPGQNESAGKRKSSHLRKGGRWLKTVLVQCAWSAVKKKDSYYKAQFNRLRSRRGPKKAICAVAAAMLTAIWHMLTNGVVHQDLGIDHFDRRSAECKARRLVAQLTKLGFQVELQPIAEAP, encoded by the coding sequence CTGGTCTGGATGTACACAAAGCGATGATCGTGGGCTGTGTACGCCTGGCGTCGGAGGGCAAGACAAGCCGGGAATGCCAGTCCTTCGAGACCACGACGGCGGGCCTGTCGTCCTTGCTGGCGTGGCTGACGGACTCAGGCTGTAGCCATGTCGCGATGGAGGCGACCGGGGTCTACTGGAAGCCGGTGTGGAATATCCTGAGCGAGGGCCCCTTCGATCTGATCCTGGCCAATGCCGCGCACATCAAGAATGTTCCGGGCCGCAAGACCGACGTCAATGACGCGACCTGGATTGCCGATCTGGTCGCCTGTGGCCTGATCCGGGCGAGCTTCGTTCCCGACCAGGCGACGCAGGAGCTGCGTTCGCTGATGCGCATGCGCAAGCAGCTGATCCAGGAGCAGACCCGCCACACCCAGCGGATCCAGAAGACGTTGGAAGAGGCCAATATCAAACTGGATTCGGTAATCAGCGACATCATGGGCGTGTCGGGCCGCCGGATGATCGAAGCGATGATCGCCGGGATCCGCAATCCGGCCAGGCTGGCGGCCCTGGCCGATGGACGGGTCAAGGCCACTCCCAAACATCTGTATGATGCGCTGCATGGGCGGCTGACCGATCATCACTGTTTCATGCTCAGGCTCTACCTCGAGCAGTATGACGCGCTGGACAAGGCGATCATCGAGATCGATCGGGCAGTTGATGCCGCAATCGCTGCCATGGACCAGCAGGTGGCGCCCGGGCGAGCCACCTTTCGATCCCTGATCCATCTTCTCAACACGATGCCGGGCATCAGCACCCTGTCGGCCACCAGCATCCTGGCGGAAACCGGCACCGACATGAGCCGCTTTGCCACCGCCGGGCATTTTGTCGCCTGGGCCGGGCTGTGTCCGGGGCAGAATGAGAGCGCCGGCAAGCGCAAATCCTCGCACCTGCGCAAGGGCGGGCGCTGGCTCAAGACCGTGCTGGTCCAATGCGCCTGGTCTGCCGTGAAAAAGAAAGACAGCTATTACAAGGCGCAGTTCAACCGCTTGCGCAGCCGGCGGGGACCCAAGAAAGCGATCTGTGCGGTCGCCGCCGCCATGCTCACCGCGATCTGGCACATGCTCACAAACGGCGTCGTACATCAGGATCTTGGCATCGACCACTTCGACCGTCGCTCCGCCGAATGCAAAGCCAGGCGTCTGGTCGCCCAGCTCACCAAGCTTGGCTTCCAGGTCGAGCTTCAACCAATCGCAGAGGCCCCATGA